From a region of the Oncorhynchus keta strain PuntledgeMale-10-30-2019 chromosome 13, Oket_V2, whole genome shotgun sequence genome:
- the LOC118392012 gene encoding thialysine N-epsilon-acetyltransferase-like: MDFSIRASTLEDCKDIARMILELAEYEKVLDQVKVTQKDLEQDGFIKNPFFHGIVAEVPEQHRSKEGHAKVGYALYFYTYSSWKGRALYMEDLYVMPEFRGKGIGKALMSKVAQLGLAAGCTQLNFAVLDWNKPSLDFYLSQGCFDVTADMGYHCMRCEGAALEQLAQGDT, encoded by the exons ATGGATTTCTCCATTCGTGCTTCTACACTAGAAGACTGCAAAGATATCGCGCGGATGATCTTG GAACTGGCTGAATACGAGAAGGTATTGGACCAAGTGAAAGTTACACAGAAAG ATTTGGAGCAGGATGGGTTCATTAAAAACCCATTCTTTCATGGTATCGTCGCAGAAGTACCCGAACAACACAGGAgcaaagagg gCCATGCCAAGGTGGGCTACGCACTTTACTTCTATACCTACAGCTCGTGGAAAGGACGGGCCCTCTACATGGAGGACCTGTATGTGATGCCTGAGTTCAGAG GTAAAGGTATCGGGAAGGCACTGATGAGCAAAGTAGCTCAG ttggGCCTGGCCGCCGGCTGCACCCAGCTCAACTTCGCCGTGCTGGACTGGAACAAACCATCTCTGGATTTCTACCTCAGCCAGGGATGTTTTGATGTGACGGCAGACATGGGGTACCACTGCATGCGCTGTGAGGGGGCAGCGCTGGAACAACTGGCCCAGGGGGACACTTAA